A portion of the Musa acuminata AAA Group cultivar baxijiao chromosome BXJ1-1, Cavendish_Baxijiao_AAA, whole genome shotgun sequence genome contains these proteins:
- the LOC135675300 gene encoding uncharacterized protein LOC135675300 has protein sequence MVFNHNDQSFADHMADQFSCEDVRHLACDDQHPPFNEDSRCESIPTKSPASGNTSEMPSGNGKRPLCGDGACLAANKRSKQANHNVQSSSFEEIGFSASEEMPAVAAEDLKLKGQGTAPVTEDLAIQATCSHWFTQGTSQEIGLDPHVRLPSYPSYFGDSCQVAKFDEDEEIFSPDFNYFKQKHVAIGMDHQADIPELRSHEFKNHIRDYHDCSPPLTPVTSSSSCDDLIIDGGVSDKWLGAPVMPMPDSTLLASDGVVLHHNTDCSCPDEGSIRCLRQHVMEAREKLMRKLGQERFVGLGFGDMGEVVAQKWTEEEEQLFHEVVLSNPASLGKNFWEKLPQVFPARSSKELVSYYFNVYMLRKRAAQNRLELLHVDSDNDEWQESDDAEFATEEEDEIDSVVDSPLADEGAVSGEEDDPEEAGITEKIDDIEDSDYCTFSRPNEKWSWHDVKGCTTGESNLFSSVQFTRSNSNHCSEEQDIQDHSCTSYEGQHNVADICDPVDIFHFQRGLIGDHENLHKEYQNNGLSGLTDNSFFCGHHNLKAWDMSYSSGTEKEDFLSTCDVIDEVFGEEPWESENLS, from the exons ATGGTATTTAACCATAATGATCAGTCTTTTGCTGATCACATGGCTGACCAATTTTCTTGTGAAGATGTAAGACATTTGGCTTGTGATGATCAACATCCACCATTTAATGAAGATTCTCGGTGTGAATCTATCCCTACCAAATCACCAGCTTCAG GCAACACCAGTGAAATGCCATCAGGCAATGGCAAACGACCTCTTTGTGGTGATGGGGCTTGCCTCGCTGCAAACAAGCGCTCGAAGCAAGCGAACCACAATGTGCAATCGAGTTCATTTGAAGAAATTGGCTTCAGTGCCTCTGAAGAGATGCCAGCAG TTGCTGCTGAGGACTTAAAGTTGAAGGGTCAAGGAACTGCTCCTGTCACTGAGGACCTTGCTATTCAGGCAACTTGCAGCCACTGGTTCACACAGGGTACTAGCCAAGAAATTGGTTTGGACCCACATGTTAGGCTGCCTTCTTATCCTAGTTACTTTGGAGATTCTTGTCAAGTAGCTAAGTTTGATGAGGATGAAGAGATCTTTTCACctgattttaattatttcaaaCAGAAGCATGTTGCTATTGGAATGGATCATCAGGCTGATATTCCAGAGTTACGATCCCATGAATTTAAGAACCATATAAGGGATTATCATGATTGTTCTCCTCCACTGACCCCAGTGACAAGTTCATCATCATGTGATGATCTTATAATTGATGGAGGTGTCAGTGATAAATGGCTTGGGGCACCTGTAATGCCTATGCCTGATTCTACTTTATTGGCTTCAGATGGTGTAGTCTTACACCATAATACAGACTGTAGCTGCCCAGATGAGGGTTCAATCAGATGCCTGAGACAGCATGTGATGGAAGCTAGAGAAAAGCTTATGCGAAAACTGGGGCAGGAGAGGTTTGTGGGCTTGGGTTTCGGTGATATGGGTGAGGTTGTAGCTCAAAAATGGACTGAAGAGGAGGAACAACTATTCCATGAAGTTGTGTTGTCAAATCCTGCATCACTGGGCAAGAATTTCTGGGAGAAACTGCCTCAGGTGTTTCCTGCTCGAAGTAGTAAAGAACTAGTAAGCTACTATTTTAATGTATACATGTTGCGAAAGCGGGCTGCACAGAATAGGTTGGAACTGCTTCATGTAGACAGCGATAATGATGAATGGCAAGAAAGTGATGATGCTGAATTTGCAACGGAAGAGGAAGATGAAATAGATTCTGTGGTGGATTCTCCTCTTGCAGATGAAGGTGCTGTTTCTGGTGAAGAAGATGATCCTGAGGAAGCAGGTATAACGGAAAAAATTGATGATATAGAGGATTCCGATTATTGCACCTTTTCTAGGCCAAATGAAAAATGGTCCTGGCATGATGTGAAAGGATGTACTACTGGTGAGTCGAACCTTTTTTCTAGCGTGCAGTTTACCAGAAGCAATTCGAACCATTGTTCTGAGGAGCAAGACATTCAGGACCATTCATGCACATCCTATGAGGGTCAGCACAATGTAGCTGATATCTGTGATCCTGTTGATATTTTTCACTTCCAGCGTGGCTTGATTGGGGACCATGAAAACTTGCATAAAGAGTATCAGAACAATGGTTTAAGTGGGTTAACAGATAACAGTTTCTTCTGTGGTCATCACAACCTAAAAGCTTGGGACATGAGTTATAGCTCTGGAACAGAGAAAGAGGACTTCCTATCAACATGCGATGTGATAGATGAGGTATTTGGAGAAGAACCTTGGGAAAGTGAAAACCTGTCATAG